One genomic region from Carcharodon carcharias isolate sCarCar2 chromosome 12, sCarCar2.pri, whole genome shotgun sequence encodes:
- the LOC121285043 gene encoding mitochondrial chaperone BCS1, giving the protein MPFSDFVLALKDNPYFGAGFGLVGVGTALALARKGAQFGMVAFRRHCMITLEVTSRDKSYHWLLNWITHHAKRTQHLSVETSYLQHESGRISTTFDFVPSPGNHFIWYNSKWLRVERNREKQMIDLHTGTPWETVTLTSLGSNRQLFFDILREAKDLALKQQEGKTVMYTAMGAEWRLFGFPRRRRPLNSVVLEKGVSEKIVQDVKDFIGNPKWYTDRGIPYRRGYLLYGPPGCGKSSFITALAGELEYSICLMSLSDRSLTDDRLNHLLSVAPQQSIVLLEDVDAAFVNRDLAKENPTVYQGMGRLTFSGLLNALDGVASAEARLVFMTTNYLDRLDPALIRPGRVDHKQFVGYCSHWQLSQMFQRFYPQQPAAMAEVFAEKALSLSDRISAAQVQGHFLLYKLEAPKAIEEIQQIIL; this is encoded by the exons ATGCCGTTTTCGGACTTTGTTTTGGCCCTGAAGGACAACCCATACTTTGGGGCTGGTTTTGGGCTGGTTGGGGTGGGCACAGCGCTGGCGCTTGCTCGCAAGGGGGCACAGTTCGGGATGGTTGCTTTCAGGAGGCATTGTATGATCACGCTGGAGGTGACCAGTCGAGACAAGAGCTACCACTGGCTGCTCAACTGGATCACGCACCACGCCAAACGGACGCAGCATCTCAGTGTCGAGACATCCTACCTCCAGCACGAGAGCGGCAGGATCAGTACAACCTTCGACTTTGTTCCCAGTCCAGGAAACCACTTCATCTG GTACAACAGCAAATGGCTTCGGGTGGAGAGAAACCGGGAGAAGCAGATGATTGATCTGCACACGGGCACCCCGTGGGAGACAGTCACCCTCACTTCGCTGGGAAGCAACCGCCAGCTCTTCTTTGATATCCTGAGGGAAG CAAAGGATCTGGCCCTCAAACAGCAGGAAGGGAAAACGGTGATGTACACAGCGATGGGAGCCGAGTGGCGGCTGTTTGGATTCCCTCGGCGCCGGCGACCCCTCAATTCCGTCGTGCTGGAGAAAGGAGTCTCGGAGAAAATCGTGCAAGATGTCAAAGATTTCATCGGGAATCCCAAGTGGTACACAGACCGGG GGATTCCATATCGACGCGGGTACTTGTTGTACGGACCCCCCGGATGTGGGAAGAGCAGTTTCAT cacAGCGCTAGCTGGGGAGCTCGAATACAGCATCTGCCTAATGAGCCTGAGCGACAGGAGCCTGACTGACGACCGGCTCAACCACTTGCTGAGTGTGGCGCCACAGCAGAGCATCGTCCTCCTGGAGGATGTGGACGCAGCCTTCGTCAACAGAGACCTGGCAAAAGAAA ACCCCACAGTTTACCAAGGAATGGGCCGCCTGACGTTCAGCGGTTTGCTAAATGCGCTCGATGGCGTTGCATCGGCCGAGGCCAGACTGGTGTTCATGACCACAAACTACTTGGACAG GCTGGATCCTGCTCTGATCCGTCCGGGACGAGTGGACCACAAGCAGTTTGTCGGCTACTGCTCCCACTGGCAGCTGTCCCAGATGTTCCAGCGGTTCTACCCCCAGCAGCCGGCGGCCATGGCAGAAGTATTTGCGGAGAAAGCGTTGTCCCTGTCTGACAGGATCAGTGCTGCCCAGGTGCAGGGGCACTTCTTGCTCTATAAACTGGAAGCCCCCAAAGCCATTGAGGAAATCCAGCAGATCATCCTGTGA